AGAAGCTGGGACACTGTTTCACTCAACAATAAAATCTTCAATTGCCTTAGGAAGTTTATTACTTGATGGTATTGGAGATACTATGCGTATTTCTATAACTGGTGAGTTAGAAAAAGAGATTGAAGTAGGGCGAGCTATTTTAAAAGATGCAGGTCTTACAAAAGAGGGGCTAAATATAATCTCTTGTCCAACTTGTGGAAGAATAGAGGCTGACTTAGTAACAGCCGTTGCCCAAGTAGAAGAGAGAACAAAACATATAAGAACTCCACTAAATGTTTCAGTTATGGGTTGTGTTGTAAATGCCTTAGGTGAAGCAAAAAGTGCAGATGTTGCAATAGCTTATGGAAAAGGTAGTGGTTTGATTATAAAAAAAGGTGAAACCATTGCAAAACTACCAACTGAAGAACTTCTTGAGAGGTTTTTAGAAGAAGTTGAAAAAGAAGTAGCAAATCAAAAAGAGGATTAATTCCTTCTTTTAATTTTTAATTAAATGTTTTGTAATTTTTAGAACAGTTTGAATAAAACTTAAAGGTTGGGCTGTTCCTTCCCAATATTGTAAACCTCTTTGTTGTAATTTTTCATTTTGAAAAAATGCAATCATTTTGTCTGTCATAAAAGTTGATGATAAAAATATCTTTTGCATAGTTTTGAAAAATTTAAATCTTTTTTTATACTTTTTATTCCAATTTATCTCATAGTTTTCTGGTTTATTTTCTATAATTGCATCTGCTAAAACTAAAGCAGATTTCATTACATAATAAATTCCTTCATAAGAAAAAGGTAGAACTTGTCCTGCTGCATCTCCTAATAAAAAGACTTTATCTTCATATAATAATGAGTTCTTATTCCATGTTGGAATATAAAAGCCTTTTCCTTTAGTATTATCATTTGGTGCAACTTTGTTTTTAAAGTTTTTAAAAAGTGTTTCTGTATCAATACCCTCTTTATATACTGAACCAACTGATAGTTTATCCCCATGTGGGAATACCCAAGCATACTCATTTGGGGCAAACTTTTCCCCAAAATAAAACTCACATTTATCAATGTCTTTGTTTGGTATATTTGAGTAAATGGTTAATATTTTTTCTTGAGTAGGTTGAGTTAATTGTTTTCTTACAGTTGAAGTAACTCCATCAGCCCCAACTAAATAAAGAGATTTAATGATTTTAGTTTCATTGTCAATTTTTATATATGAATAAACAAATTCATCTTTTCTTTCAAACTTTAAAAATCTGCTAAACAGTAGTTCTGTTCCAGCTTTTTGGGCTAGTTTCCTATTTAATTTATCAAAATCTTTTCTTAATACAATGGATATTGGTGTTCTTGTTAAATCCACTGATACTTTTTTATTTGGAGAAAAAAGATCAAACTTTGTGATTCTTCTGAATTCTATTTCTTTTGGAATATCAAACTCTTCATAAACAATTGATTTAATTCCACCACCACATGGTTTGTCATAATTGTCATTTTTTTCTATCAAAATATTTGTAATGTTATTTTTTGATAATTTTCTAGCCAGTGTTGAACCAGATGGTCCGCCACCAACAATAAGAGTACAAGTTTCAAAATCAAAAGTCATAAATTTTCCTAAAACAATATTGGCGTGCATTTTATCCTTAATCTTATAATATAAAGTTAAATTTATATATTGATTAGATAAAATGTAGACCTTAGCTTATGGAGAAATAATGGATAGTATTTATAGTTTAAACATAGAAAGAGCGGTATTAAGTTCGATTTTATTTAATCCCGATGAGATAGAAGATGTTTTAGGTGTTTTAAAACCAAAAGACTTCTATCTTCCTGCTCATCAGAAAATCTTTGCAGTCATGGAAAAACTCCATAACGAAGACATGCCAATAGATGAAGAGTTTATTCGAAGAAGAGTAAATTCAAAAGATGTTGATGATGATATTTTAATAGAGATACTTTCTGCAAACCCAATTACAAACACTTTAGCATATACAAGAGAGATAAAAGATGCAAGTGTAAAAAGAGAACTTGCAACTTTGGCAACTACAATAAAAAAAGTTGCAATTGAAGATGATATTGCAGCAACAGAAGCTGTTGATACTGTACAAAATGCACTTTATAAAATCACTACTGATTCAGCATCTACAGAGCTTAAAGATATACATGTAATCACAGATGATACCTTGTCATATATAAAAAGAATGAAAGAGCTTGGTGGAAAGCATCTTATTGGTGAAACAACTGGTTTTTATGAATTGGATAAAAAAACAACGGGTTTTAATGATGGGGATTTAATTATTATTGCAGCACGTCCTGCCATGGGAAAAACAGCCTTAGTTTTAAATATGGCACTTAAAAATGTTGAAGCAAATAAAGGGGTGATTTTTTTCTCACTTGAAATGCCAGCAGAACAACTTATGTTAAGAATGTTAGCGGCTAAGACTTCAATTCCTCTACAAAATCTTAGAAAAGGTGATTTAGATGATTCCCAATGGTCAAATTTAAGTGCTGCATTTGAGGATTTAAATAAAAAAAGACTTTTTGTTGATGATGGGGGAAGTGTTAATATTAATCAACTTCGAGCAAGAGTGCGAAAATTAGCTCAAAATAAAGATAATAATATCTCTTTAGTAATAATTGATTATTTGCAACTTATGCAAGGAACAGGAAATAAAGATAGACACCAAGAGGTTTCTGATATTTCAAGGGGTCTTAAAATGTTGGCAAGGGAGATGAAAATCCCAATTATTGCATTATCACAGTTAAATAGGGGACTTGAGAATAGACCTGATAAAAGACCAATGTTAAGTGATTTAAGGGAATCGGGTTCTATTGAGCAAGATGCTGATATTATCATGTTTGTATATAGGGATGATGTATATAAAGAAAGAGATGAGGCTAGAAAAGAAAAAGAGGCAAAAGATAAAGGTGAAGATTATAAATCAACCTTTACAAATAAACCAGTAGAAGAAGCTGAGGTAATTATAGGTAAACAAAGAAATGGACCAATTGGAACAGTAAAACTTGATTTCCATAAAGCTTTAACAAAATTTGTCGATAAAGAACATAGGGGAGAAGCACCTATTGAAGTTGTTTTTGAAACAGTTGCCGATACACAAAAAGAGACAAATATTGATATTCCAAATATTCTTTAGGAGAGCATTTTGTTAGAAAAGATAAATCTAAATGATATAAAAGATATTGCACTAAAAGCTGGTCTTGTAATAATGGAAATTTATAATAAAGATTTTGAAGTGGAGTATAAAGAAGACAACTCTCCACTTACCCAAGCTGATATAAAATCAAATGAAATCATTTGCAATAGTTTGATAAATCTATATCCCAATATTCCAATTATGTCTGAAGAGAATAAACAAACAAATTATGAACAAAGAAAAGATTGGGAGTATTATTGGTGTATTGATCCAATAGATGGAACAAAAGAATTTATCAAAAAAAATGGGGAGTTTACTGTAAATATTGCTTTAATACATAATCAAGAACCAGTTTTAGGAGTAGTTTATGCTCCTGCAATTGATGTTATGTATAGTGCAAAAAAAGGTGTAGGTGCTTTTAAAAATATACATAAACTTCCAATAAAAAGAGATGATAATAAATATATTATTGTTGCTAGTAAATCACATATGTCAGAAGAAACACAAACATATATTGATAACATAGAAACAACAAAAGAAAAAGAGATGATTTCTATGGGAAGTTCACTAAAACTTTGTTTAGTAGCAGATGGTAGTGCTGATTGTTATCCAAGAGTTGCTCCTACTATGGAATGGGATACAGCAGCAGCAGATGCAATAGTTAGATGTGCAGGAAAGATGAGTTATCATTTAGAATTAGAAAAACCACTTATTTATAACAAAAAAGATTTATTGAATCCAAATTTTGTGGTTAAATAATATATAATAAGTTATAAAGGAGTTAAAATGAAATATGATTTTTTTAATGATTTTGATTTTATACCATATGATTTGGCAATAAAATTTGATTATAGATTAGAAAATGTAATTCAAAAATTAGAAAATTTCTTTAAAAATGTAAAAATTGACTCCTTTGAAGATGAATTTGTTGAGTTTTATTTAGCAGGATCATGTATAAAAGCTGATACTTTTAGAGATATTGATATATTTTTATTTACAAAAGATAAACTAAAAAGAGTATGTGCCAATTTAGATAGAAAATATTTTTTATATGAAAATAATTCAAACACCTACCTTTATGATACGGATTTGATTCAAATAGTTTATAGAGAAAGATTTTTAGATAAAGATTTAAAATTTATTGTAGATATATTTGATTTTCATTCGACCAAAATAGGCTTTAAATGTGTTTTAGATACTAAAAACTTTGAAATAACAGTTAATGAATTTGATGTTAGAGAAGAGTTTGTAAATTATGTACTTACTAAAAAGAATGGTCTGACAAGGGTTAATATAAATCCTTTTGTAACTCTTCAACGGGCAATTCACTTTTTAAAAAGAGGAGATGATGTTCCCTTTTATGTCTTTTTGGAAATTTTCTCAAAAATATCATTGATAGAAAAAGATGAACCAATAGAAAAGTATTTTGATAGATTACAAGGTGATGAAGAAAAAGTTAAAGAAGTTAAAGATGCTATTTACAAATATTTATCATTTAAGAATAATTAAAAAGTAATTAAAAAACAATTAAAAAATTTAATGATATAATTTGTTTTTTTATTTAAAAGGTAAAACATGGTAAATACAAAAGCTTTTTCATTGCTTGAATTGATTTTTGCAATAGTAATTATAGGAATAATTTCAACTGTAGCTGTTCCAAAGCTTTTAGATACAAAAGATAATGCCCAAGCTGCAATTGTTCAAAAAGATATATCTACGATAATATCATCAGTTAGAGCATATTATATGGTAAATGATAAATTAGATAATTTTGATGAAGCTTTAACTTTGAATCCAAGTACTTGGAATATAGAAAATACAACTGCTACTTATGAAGATGATAATAATTCTTGTGTGACTGTAAATATAAAGAACAAAAAATTAGACTTAATCATAAATGATGAAAATGATGGAGATGTTTGCAAAAAAATAATAGCTTCTGGAATTTCTTCTGCTGAGTATGATTTATAATAGGAATGTGATGCAAAAAGCAGTTTTTTTAGATAGGGATGGGGTTATAAATGTTGAAAAAAACTATTTATACAAAGCTGAAGACTTTGAGTTTATAGATGGTGTTTTTGATACTTTGAAATATCTACAAGATAATGATTATAAACTTTTTATAATAACTAATCAATCGGGTATTGGAAGAGGATATTATACACAAGAGGATTTTAATAATTTAACTTCATGGATGCTAAATGAGTTTGCAAAAAATGGTATTACTATCTCTCAAGTAGAATTTTGTCCCCATGCTCCAATGCAAGAGTGCAATTGCAGAAAACCAAAAACTGGAATGATAGATAATATACTAAAAAATCATAGAATCGATTTAGAAAACTCTTGGTTAATAGGTGACAAAGAATCAGATATCTTATGTGCAATAAATGCTGGTATTAAAAATACTATTCAAGTAAAAACAGGACATAATTTCGATGAAAAAAATAGCTTAGCAAATTTTGTTTGTGATTCAATAAAAGAGCTAAAAGATATAATTATTCCTTCTTTCTGATCCTTAAAAATGAGGCAAATTTTGGTTTACCGTTTTTTGTTAAATCATAATATTTAAATGTAATTTGTTCTCCTACTTTTGGTGGATTTAATCTCTCTTTATCGCTAAATCCATTGCCAAGATTAAAAATAATTCCATTATTTAATTTTATAGTTAAACTTTTCATTTTTTTATTATTGTAGTTTATTTTTTGAACAATTCCCTCTTCATCATAAAATTTTTTAACTTTTAGAGAATTTGCACTTCTTTTGTTTATATATTCAAGATTTGGATTTTTTATTATGACTCCTTCACCTTTTAATAAAACAATCTTTTCTAAAAAAGCATCTAACTCTTTCTTATTTCTGCATTTTATTTGTTTGATTATGTGTACTTTTACATTTGGATTTTTATCAAACCAATTTTTAACTTTCTCTAGGCGATTGTAAAAATTACCTTTGGCATTTGGGGCTTCAAAAATATTGTATGTTATTTCACTCCATTTTGAACTTGGAGTTTTATCTAAAACTATGCTTTGAATATTTTCAAAATCATCTCTTTTACTCCAAAGTTCACCATCAAGTTCAAAGGGTGGAAAATTGTGTGTAAAAGAGCTTGGTACAAATATCTTATTTCCATTTTTAGTGTATAAAAACTTTCCATCCCAATAGGCTCTTATTCCATCTAGTTTTTCACTCATAAGCCAGTTTTTTATATCTTGATTTTTATAAATTTTTGGCTTTTCTAAATTTAAACAAAAGATATTTGAGACGATAAATAATAATATTAATATAATTTTCATACAAACTCCAAATATAATATTAAAAATTATATTTTAAATTATCTGATTTTATTATAAAACCGTAACTTAATTTTCGATAGAATAAAGCCCATTTATGTAAAGTAGGTAAATATGAAATATACAGAATATGATTTTAATGAAAAAACAATTTTAATTACAGGGGCTGCAGGATTTATTGGCTCAAACCTATGTTTTTATTTTCAAAATAATTATCCAATGGCAAAGATTATTGCTTTAGATTCATTTAGAAGTGGTGAAACCCTAAGTAATGGTAACTTAAAGTCTTTTGGACACTATAAAAACTTGTTAGGATTTAAAGGAACAGTTATTAGTGGGGATATCAATGATAAAGAACTATTAAATCAAATTGACGAAGATTATGACTTTGATTTTATTTTCCATGAAGCTGCTATTTCAGATACGACAGCAAGTGAGCAAGACTTGATGGTAAAAACAAATGTTAATGCCTATGAAGATTTATTAAAAATGGCAATAAATCATAATGCAAATATGATTTATGCAAGTAGTGCAGCAACATATGGAGATGCAGCATCTCCCCAAACAGTTGGAAATGAAAATCCAGGAAATGTTTATGGCTTTTCAAAACTTATGATGGATAATATTACTTATGATTATTTGAAAAAAGATTTAGATATCTCTATTGTAGGTCTTAGATACTTTAATGTGTATGGTCCAAGAGAGTATTATAAAAATAAAACAGCTTCAACTGTAATACAATTTGGACACCAAATATTAGCTGGAAATACACCAAAATTATTTGAAGGTAGTGATAAAATACTTAGAGATTTTATTTATATAGAAGATGTAATTCAAGCAAATATAAAAGCAGCAACTCCTAAAAAAAGTGGAATTTATAATGTGGGAACTGGAAAAGCTAGATCTTTTCAAGATATAGCAGATATCTTACAAAAAGAGTTAGGTACAAATTTAGGAACAAACTATATTCCAAATCCATATATCGGACAATACCAATTTCATACAGAAGCAAATATAGAAGATACAAAAACTTATTTAGAGTATGCTCCAAAATATGAGATGGAAGATGGAATAAAAGATTATATCTCAGAGATAAAAAGAATTTATGAGGTGGAGGTTAAATAATGGAAAGAATTTTACAAAATGAAAAAAAGCCAAATATATTAGTTATTGGTGATTTAATGGTTGACCACTACCTATGGGGAACTTGTGATCGAATCTCACCTGAAGCTCCTGTTCAAATTATTGATATACAAAATGAGACAAAAGTATTAGGTGGAGCTGGTAATGTTATTAGCAATCTTTTAAGCCTTGGAGCTGATGTTGGTGTTTTATCTGTTGTTGGAGATGACAGTGTTGCAGAAGAGGTGAAATACCTTATTGATGCAACAGATGCTAAAAGTTTTTTAATACTTCAAAAGGGAAGAAAAACTTCTAAAAAATCTAGAATTATGGCATCAAAATCTCAAGTTGTAAGATATGACCATGAGAGTAAAAACAATATCTCTTTTGAATCAACTGATAAAGTATATGCAAAACTACAACAAATAGTTAATGGCTATGATTTAATTTTATTATCAGATTATGGGAAAGGTGTTTTAACAAACGATTTAACACAAAGAATCATTAAAATAGCAAAACTAAATAATAAAAAAGTAATAGTAGATCCAAAAGGTACAAACTATGCAAAATACTCAGGGGCATATTTTTTAACTCCAAATAAAAAAGAAGCAGAAGTAGCAACTGGTATTAAAATTGATTCAAGTGATAGTTTACGTGATGCCTTAAAAGAGTTACAAAAAATAGCTAATTTAGAGATGTCTGTAATTACTTTAAGTGAAGATGGAATAGCTGTTTTAAAAGATAAAGAGGTTACTGTTAAACCAACTGTTGCAAAAGAAGTATTTGATGTAACAGGTGCTGGTGATACTGTTTTAGCCTCACTTGGTTATGCTTTATCTATGACTGATGATATTTATGCTGCCTTAGAGTTCGCAAACTTAGCAGCAGGGGTAGTTGTTGGGAAACTTGGAAGTGCGACAGTAACTCTTGATGAGATAGAGGATTATAAAGCAACACTGCATAAAAGCTCTATAGACTTACATATTAAAACAGTTAAAGAGATAAAAAAAGTAGCAAAAAGATTAAGAAAACAAAATAAAAAAATAATCTTTACAAACGGTTGTTTTGATATTTTACACAAAGGACATGTTTCATATTTAAATAATGCGAAAGCCTTAGGTGACATATTAATAGTTGGTTTAAATTCAGATGATAGTGTAAGAAGATTAAAAGGTGAAAATAGACCAATAAATAACCATGATGATAGAGCTTATATTTTATCAGCTTTAGAGTGTGTGGATTATGTAGTGATTTTTGATGAAGATACACCATATGAATTAATACAAAGGGTAAAACCTGATGTTTTAGTAAAAGGTGCTGATTATGAAGGTAAAGAAGTAATTGGATCAGATATTGCAAAAGAGACAGTTTTGATTGACTTTGTAGAAGGCAAAAGTACAACTTCAACAATAGAAAAGATTTTAGGTAAATAATATGAAAAAAACAATAGAAAAAGAGTTTCAATCACATTTAGAAACGATTCAAAAAGTAATCGAAACTATGAGTGAACCTTTAGAAAAAGCTTCAAAATTAGCAGTTGATACATTAAAAGCTGGAAATAAAATATTAATTTTTGGAAATGGTGGAAGTGCTGCTGATGCACAACATATAGCAGCTGAACTAACAGGTAGATATAAAACTGAAAGAAGAGGTTTACCAGGTATTGCTCTTACGACAGATACAAGTGCATTAACAGCCATTGGAAATGACTATGGTTATGATAGAGTTTTTGATAGACAAGTTGAGAGTTTAGCAAATGAGGGTGATTTACTTATAGGTATTTCAACTTCTGGTAATTCAAAAAATGTAATAAATGCTTTTGAAGTAGGTAAAGATTTAGG
This portion of the Arcobacter nitrofigilis DSM 7299 genome encodes:
- a CDS encoding geranylgeranyl reductase family protein, with translation MHANIVLGKFMTFDFETCTLIVGGGPSGSTLARKLSKNNITNILIEKNDNYDKPCGGGIKSIVYEEFDIPKEIEFRRITKFDLFSPNKKVSVDLTRTPISIVLRKDFDKLNRKLAQKAGTELLFSRFLKFERKDEFVYSYIKIDNETKIIKSLYLVGADGVTSTVRKQLTQPTQEKILTIYSNIPNKDIDKCEFYFGEKFAPNEYAWVFPHGDKLSVGSVYKEGIDTETLFKNFKNKVAPNDNTKGKGFYIPTWNKNSLLYEDKVFLLGDAAGQVLPFSYEGIYYVMKSALVLADAIIENKPENYEINWNKKYKKRFKFFKTMQKIFLSSTFMTDKMIAFFQNEKLQQRGLQYWEGTAQPLSFIQTVLKITKHLIKN
- a CDS encoding replicative DNA helicase → MDSIYSLNIERAVLSSILFNPDEIEDVLGVLKPKDFYLPAHQKIFAVMEKLHNEDMPIDEEFIRRRVNSKDVDDDILIEILSANPITNTLAYTREIKDASVKRELATLATTIKKVAIEDDIAATEAVDTVQNALYKITTDSASTELKDIHVITDDTLSYIKRMKELGGKHLIGETTGFYELDKKTTGFNDGDLIIIAARPAMGKTALVLNMALKNVEANKGVIFFSLEMPAEQLMLRMLAAKTSIPLQNLRKGDLDDSQWSNLSAAFEDLNKKRLFVDDGGSVNINQLRARVRKLAQNKDNNISLVIIDYLQLMQGTGNKDRHQEVSDISRGLKMLAREMKIPIIALSQLNRGLENRPDKRPMLSDLRESGSIEQDADIIMFVYRDDVYKERDEARKEKEAKDKGEDYKSTFTNKPVEEAEVIIGKQRNGPIGTVKLDFHKALTKFVDKEHRGEAPIEVVFETVADTQKETNIDIPNIL
- the cysQ gene encoding 3'(2'),5'-bisphosphate nucleotidase CysQ, with the translated sequence MLEKINLNDIKDIALKAGLVIMEIYNKDFEVEYKEDNSPLTQADIKSNEIICNSLINLYPNIPIMSEENKQTNYEQRKDWEYYWCIDPIDGTKEFIKKNGEFTVNIALIHNQEPVLGVVYAPAIDVMYSAKKGVGAFKNIHKLPIKRDDNKYIIVASKSHMSEETQTYIDNIETTKEKEMISMGSSLKLCLVADGSADCYPRVAPTMEWDTAAADAIVRCAGKMSYHLELEKPLIYNKKDLLNPNFVVK
- a CDS encoding prepilin-type N-terminal cleavage/methylation domain-containing protein gives rise to the protein MVNTKAFSLLELIFAIVIIGIISTVAVPKLLDTKDNAQAAIVQKDISTIISSVRAYYMVNDKLDNFDEALTLNPSTWNIENTTATYEDDNNSCVTVNIKNKKLDLIINDENDGDVCKKIIASGISSAEYDL
- the gmhB gene encoding D-glycero-beta-D-manno-heptose 1,7-bisphosphate 7-phosphatase, translated to MQKAVFLDRDGVINVEKNYLYKAEDFEFIDGVFDTLKYLQDNDYKLFIITNQSGIGRGYYTQEDFNNLTSWMLNEFAKNGITISQVEFCPHAPMQECNCRKPKTGMIDNILKNHRIDLENSWLIGDKESDILCAINAGIKNTIQVKTGHNFDEKNSLANFVCDSIKELKDIIIPSF
- a CDS encoding DNA ligase; translated protein: MKIILILLFIVSNIFCLNLEKPKIYKNQDIKNWLMSEKLDGIRAYWDGKFLYTKNGNKIFVPSSFTHNFPPFELDGELWSKRDDFENIQSIVLDKTPSSKWSEITYNIFEAPNAKGNFYNRLEKVKNWFDKNPNVKVHIIKQIKCRNKKELDAFLEKIVLLKGEGVIIKNPNLEYINKRSANSLKVKKFYDEEGIVQKINYNNKKMKSLTIKLNNGIIFNLGNGFSDKERLNPPKVGEQITFKYYDLTKNGKPKFASFLRIRKKE
- the rfaD gene encoding ADP-glyceromanno-heptose 6-epimerase → MKYTEYDFNEKTILITGAAGFIGSNLCFYFQNNYPMAKIIALDSFRSGETLSNGNLKSFGHYKNLLGFKGTVISGDINDKELLNQIDEDYDFDFIFHEAAISDTTASEQDLMVKTNVNAYEDLLKMAINHNANMIYASSAATYGDAASPQTVGNENPGNVYGFSKLMMDNITYDYLKKDLDISIVGLRYFNVYGPREYYKNKTASTVIQFGHQILAGNTPKLFEGSDKILRDFIYIEDVIQANIKAATPKKSGIYNVGTGKARSFQDIADILQKELGTNLGTNYIPNPYIGQYQFHTEANIEDTKTYLEYAPKYEMEDGIKDYISEIKRIYEVEVK
- the rfaE1 gene encoding D-glycero-beta-D-manno-heptose-7-phosphate kinase, translated to MERILQNEKKPNILVIGDLMVDHYLWGTCDRISPEAPVQIIDIQNETKVLGGAGNVISNLLSLGADVGVLSVVGDDSVAEEVKYLIDATDAKSFLILQKGRKTSKKSRIMASKSQVVRYDHESKNNISFESTDKVYAKLQQIVNGYDLILLSDYGKGVLTNDLTQRIIKIAKLNNKKVIVDPKGTNYAKYSGAYFLTPNKKEAEVATGIKIDSSDSLRDALKELQKIANLEMSVITLSEDGIAVLKDKEVTVKPTVAKEVFDVTGAGDTVLASLGYALSMTDDIYAALEFANLAAGVVVGKLGSATVTLDEIEDYKATLHKSSIDLHIKTVKEIKKVAKRLRKQNKKIIFTNGCFDILHKGHVSYLNNAKALGDILIVGLNSDDSVRRLKGENRPINNHDDRAYILSALECVDYVVIFDEDTPYELIQRVKPDVLVKGADYEGKEVIGSDIAKETVLIDFVEGKSTTSTIEKILGK
- the gmhA gene encoding D-sedoheptulose 7-phosphate isomerase, whose amino-acid sequence is MKKTIEKEFQSHLETIQKVIETMSEPLEKASKLAVDTLKAGNKILIFGNGGSAADAQHIAAELTGRYKTERRGLPGIALTTDTSALTAIGNDYGYDRVFDRQVESLANEGDLLIGISTSGNSKNVINAFEVGKDLGCKIIGLTGRDGGKMDSYCDVNLIVPSNDTPRIQEMHILFGHTICQLIDDAYEGN